A single genomic interval of Methanococcus voltae harbors:
- a CDS encoding DJ-1/PfpI/YhbO family deglycase/protease, with translation MTVLVVIAPKDFRDEELFEPLQVIQSTNKIATQVVSTEIGEHTGMLGRKITTNKTIEQVKSSDYDSIIVVGGSGSRDYLWNNETLLKLVNEFNDDKKVVSAICISPVVLAHAGVLKDKNATVFEDAESIEEMKKAGVNLLDDGVVVDGNIITAKGPQFAKEFGMKVLELIEK, from the coding sequence ATGACTGTTTTAGTAGTAATTGCACCTAAAGATTTTAGAGATGAGGAATTGTTCGAACCTTTGCAAGTAATACAAAGTACCAATAAAATTGCAACGCAAGTAGTATCTACAGAAATAGGGGAACATACAGGAATGTTGGGACGTAAAATAACCACCAATAAAACAATTGAACAAGTAAAATCAAGTGATTATGATTCAATAATTGTAGTGGGCGGTTCAGGTTCAAGAGACTATCTTTGGAATAATGAAACCCTTTTAAAGCTTGTAAATGAATTTAATGACGATAAAAAGGTAGTTTCAGCTATTTGTATATCTCCAGTAGTACTTGCACACGCAGGTGTTTTAAAAGATAAAAATGCTACAGTATTTGAAGATGCTGAAAGTATTGAAGAAATGAAAAAAGCCGGTGTAAACTTATTAGACGATGGTGTTGTGGTTGATGGTAATATCATAACCGCAAAAGGTCCTCAATTTGCAAAAGAATTCGGTATGAAAGTTCTTGAATTAATTGAAAAATAA
- a CDS encoding right-handed parallel beta-helix repeat-containing protein — protein sequence MISDSSAILPESPNTPNVINLTQDDFTYKPLIITEDGIYNIMEDVKVYSIIITAENVTIDGNNHVIDFEGAASGITAEDIDDSKLVIKNCTFKNAINIIDVNKLDDVVIKNNEFTNFYSSAIQYNYIDNILIRDNLIDGAGYGKSGIYEGNNNVEANNTFVGNTIKDCYVGIYIEEASKFNVSNNTIQFNELSKTHPMAGISVKELDETGNHITYANNVFKNCNIVHDSDVYIRYIDMSNNKINGKDIGLFVNESSKITVDDSYAEIFVYNCTNVSIEESSDYFSAYMEKSNVEINGATLKSTDKIIGLLNSNITIKDSTLYGSTYLRYSSSLGGKFNVNIRDSVFDGSEFYKYNYIDESIPYFIDVSISNTTITNTTIENTVFKNVNDVFNDEFPLLYINNCTFENIVDSVYVEEDDVYQRVLSIKNSEFTNIGSGITLLEKLDRNCTIQNNVFKDTKYFEIKLDCVSDKNPYNYVLINDNQFEKGIIYKETRFREEYVKLENNTVNGKILKIVNSTNSSDTISSMEYGQLIIINCSNKIFKNINISNSATGITVIHSENITFNNVNVNNCYMGYICQDEIRKNDNINPQPKITINDSTFSENGIGIIGNPELVINNSKIKDNGINTLDFINSVLLLSTTDDDGSQSISGIIDLFTEGTTFHKIGVGVIGNSNIYNSEITGNSGIGILATDKITVENCNISNNKINVDNSEKILIDILTNIQYIDAMDEIESNNIQIIAKTVNDALELPEVIDTFDIKGDFGIGVISTHSLIAKNNYIDNNGIAGVIVKDYIILENNTIVNHEGFDIEHSDKSVVVKTTYKSPEYFAQDFGNREYIKMGRSVETEIIDDDQGRLTIYTNITNATLNITIIPNDCTIGAGVIYLGKESGNIKNNTIMDNYIGIATVSLGGADIEKPFYNNSIYNNERMDIDTLDAGIIDFDVGTSDEKVNFSFPMFPKPMVLPSEINITCYVLGLGEPTVNDGELYLNPNLDGLDVLINSIVSQLTGKTFDINKVIDSMVVGSVWELDTPTVKDCAISDDNLILEGYIGYNKPSLNYGNSTVYAYLVKDTAGNGDTTCKYYGGGYKYLGSIDVDSTGAFQGSINVSNSSVELAKGDLITTQTIYKGMISEFGRNYRIEKDLGEAPYFNVVSPTPETVSSNENFTVKISTVDPELTGNVSFNGDTHPLSKIDGTTNYRTYITAPLGDETLDATILIKNKYNKTSEKTISIKVQDTLKLSVYNITPVNNGTVVLQLNVSGIPTLRNITNFTGTLKLSSTSSINVSESNITKGAITSEGVFYNNMNISDINNGGILSIGNITLNLNDDSNSSKFDIRISNIELIDTHSKEYEEILINNTLSDKLSNIVLSSKMNGKIASIKTSTVENVNFTEITFDNGITIEIPRFENTSVEIPDNLFDLDGESKKVASEIYGETLDDTTADEILYNISENIMPIINSGFEISSTRFLLKSNPGETIKAEVQFTATNTSAKGISVIRVPLSKFKLVGVYAKTSENNITKLTTEKSSVGWYTIIDDKMVEVTLIQDPEVVLSYEGTVPTPAPTPTPVYSSSNRHHHTNVSVENTTTINDTPIVNTTQNDTEYDKPIGPIVPDVPELENDTKALSENTTTNATTIPGEAHDALSDMLIPVIVVVVLIGVALVAYKGRKKEEEI from the coding sequence GTGATATCTGATTCATCCGCTATATTGCCTGAATCTCCAAATACGCCCAATGTTATAAATTTAACACAAGATGATTTTACGTATAAACCACTTATAATTACTGAAGATGGTATTTACAATATAATGGAAGACGTAAAAGTATATAGTATAATCATAACGGCTGAAAACGTTACTATTGATGGTAATAATCACGTTATAGATTTTGAAGGTGCCGCATCCGGTATTACTGCTGAAGATATAGACGACAGCAAACTTGTAATTAAAAACTGTACGTTTAAAAATGCAATTAATATTATAGATGTTAATAAATTAGATGATGTTGTAATTAAAAACAACGAATTTACAAATTTCTACAGTTCTGCAATACAATACAATTATATAGATAATATTCTCATCAGGGATAATCTTATTGACGGTGCAGGATATGGTAAATCGGGTATTTACGAGGGTAATAATAATGTTGAAGCAAATAACACTTTCGTAGGCAATACCATTAAAGATTGTTATGTTGGTATATACATTGAAGAAGCATCAAAATTCAATGTATCAAATAACACAATTCAATTTAATGAGTTATCCAAAACTCACCCTATGGCAGGTATATCTGTAAAGGAACTTGATGAAACAGGTAATCATATTACATATGCAAATAACGTATTTAAAAACTGTAATATTGTACACGACTCAGATGTGTACATAAGATATATAGATATGTCCAATAACAAAATAAATGGTAAGGATATCGGATTATTCGTTAATGAATCATCTAAAATTACAGTTGATGACTCATATGCTGAAATATTTGTTTATAACTGTACAAATGTATCCATTGAAGAATCCAGTGATTACTTCTCAGCATATATGGAAAAGTCAAATGTTGAAATCAATGGAGCTACATTAAAATCAACAGATAAAATAATTGGTTTATTAAATTCTAACATTACCATAAAGGACAGTACATTATATGGTTCTACCTATTTGCGATATTCCAGTAGTTTAGGAGGCAAATTTAATGTTAATATTAGAGATTCAGTATTTGATGGAAGTGAATTCTACAAATATAATTACATTGATGAATCAATACCTTACTTTATTGATGTTTCAATTAGTAATACTACAATAACAAATACAACAATTGAAAATACAGTATTCAAAAATGTAAACGATGTATTTAATGATGAATTCCCATTATTGTACATAAATAATTGTACCTTTGAGAATATTGTAGATAGTGTATATGTCGAAGAAGATGATGTGTATCAACGTGTACTTAGTATTAAAAATTCAGAATTTACAAATATAGGTTCTGGAATTACACTATTGGAAAAATTAGATAGAAATTGTACAATTCAAAATAACGTATTTAAAGATACAAAATATTTCGAAATTAAATTGGATTGTGTAAGTGATAAAAATCCATATAATTATGTGTTAATTAATGATAACCAATTTGAAAAAGGTATAATATATAAAGAAACTAGATTCCGTGAAGAATATGTTAAATTGGAAAATAACACAGTAAATGGAAAAATTTTAAAAATTGTAAATTCGACTAATTCATCCGATACTATTTCAAGTATGGAATATGGTCAATTGATAATTATAAACTGTAGTAATAAAATATTTAAAAATATAAATATTTCCAATTCAGCAACGGGTATTACAGTAATACACTCTGAAAATATCACATTTAACAATGTAAATGTAAATAATTGTTATATGGGATATATATGTCAAGATGAAATACGTAAAAATGATAATATAAATCCACAACCTAAAATTACCATTAATGATTCCACATTCTCAGAAAACGGAATCGGCATTATAGGTAATCCAGAACTTGTGATTAACAATTCTAAAATTAAGGACAATGGTATCAATACATTAGATTTCATAAATTCAGTGCTACTACTTTCGACAACAGACGACGATGGAAGCCAAAGTATTAGTGGAATTATCGACTTATTTACTGAAGGAACTACATTCCATAAAATTGGCGTAGGTGTAATTGGTAATTCAAACATTTACAATTCCGAAATAACTGGAAACTCAGGTATTGGTATATTAGCGACTGATAAAATAACCGTCGAAAACTGTAATATATCAAACAACAAAATAAATGTAGATAATTCAGAAAAAATACTCATTGATATATTAACCAATATTCAATATATTGATGCAATGGATGAAATTGAATCAAATAATATTCAAATAATCGCTAAAACAGTAAATGATGCACTTGAACTTCCCGAAGTTATTGATACATTTGATATCAAAGGTGATTTTGGTATTGGGGTTATAAGTACACACAGTTTAATTGCAAAAAACAACTACATAGATAATAACGGTATTGCGGGTGTAATTGTAAAAGATTACATTATACTTGAAAATAACACTATTGTAAATCACGAAGGCTTTGATATAGAGCACAGCGACAAATCAGTGGTTGTTAAAACAACATATAAATCACCAGAATATTTCGCACAAGACTTCGGAAACCGAGAATACATAAAAATGGGTAGAAGTGTTGAAACAGAAATCATAGATGACGACCAAGGTAGACTTACAATATATACAAACATTACCAATGCCACATTAAACATTACAATCATACCAAATGACTGTACAATAGGTGCTGGTGTGATATACCTCGGTAAAGAATCCGGAAATATTAAAAATAACACCATTATGGATAACTACATTGGTATAGCCACTGTTTCATTAGGTGGTGCAGATATAGAAAAACCATTCTATAATAACTCAATATACAATAATGAAAGAATGGACATTGATACATTAGATGCAGGTATTATTGACTTTGACGTAGGAACTTCTGACGAAAAAGTTAATTTCTCATTTCCTATGTTCCCAAAACCAATGGTACTCCCATCAGAAATAAACATTACCTGTTATGTACTTGGATTAGGGGAACCAACTGTAAATGACGGAGAACTTTATTTAAACCCTAATTTAGATGGATTAGATGTTTTAATAAATTCAATCGTATCACAACTTACTGGAAAGACTTTTGACATTAACAAAGTAATTGATAGTATGGTTGTAGGTTCAGTTTGGGAATTAGATACCCCAACAGTTAAAGACTGTGCAATATCTGATGATAATTTAATTCTTGAAGGATACATTGGATATAATAAACCAAGTTTAAATTATGGTAATTCAACCGTATACGCATATTTAGTTAAGGATACAGCTGGAAACGGAGATACAACCTGCAAATACTATGGCGGTGGCTACAAATATCTTGGAAGTATTGATGTAGATAGTACTGGTGCATTCCAAGGTTCAATAAACGTAAGCAATTCTTCGGTTGAACTCGCAAAAGGAGACTTAATAACAACTCAAACAATATATAAAGGAATGATTTCAGAGTTTGGTAGAAACTACAGAATTGAAAAAGATTTGGGAGAAGCTCCTTACTTTAATGTAGTTAGCCCTACACCTGAAACAGTGTCATCAAATGAAAACTTTACAGTGAAAATTTCAACTGTAGACCCTGAATTAACTGGTAATGTATCATTCAACGGAGATACACACCCACTTTCAAAAATAGACGGCACTACAAATTACAGAACATACATTACTGCACCATTAGGTGATGAAACATTAGATGCTACAATACTTATTAAAAATAAATACAATAAAACATCTGAAAAAACAATTAGCATTAAAGTGCAAGATACATTAAAATTAAGCGTATACAATATTACGCCGGTAAACAATGGAACTGTTGTTTTACAGCTTAATGTGTCAGGCATTCCTACATTGCGAAACATTACGAACTTTACAGGTACTTTAAAACTATCAAGTACGAGTTCAATAAATGTGTCTGAATCCAATATTACAAAAGGTGCAATAACCTCAGAAGGTGTATTCTACAACAATATGAATATTTCAGATATAAATAACGGTGGAATACTCAGTATAGGTAATATTACACTAAATTTAAATGATGATTCAAATAGTAGTAAATTTGATATAAGAATTTCAAATATTGAATTAATAGATACTCATTCAAAAGAATATGAAGAAATATTAATTAACAATACATTATCTGATAAATTATCAAATATTGTACTTTCTTCAAAAATGAATGGTAAAATTGCAAGTATTAAAACTTCGACAGTGGAAAACGTTAATTTCACAGAAATAACATTCGATAACGGAATAACTATCGAAATACCAAGATTCGAAAATACATCTGTTGAAATTCCAGACAATTTGTTTGACTTAGATGGAGAATCCAAAAAGGTAGCTTCAGAAATCTATGGTGAAACATTAGATGATACGACTGCTGATGAAATATTGTATAATATTTCAGAAAACATTATGCCAATTATAAATAGCGGATTTGAAATCAGTTCAACAAGATTCTTACTTAAAAGTAATCCTGGAGAAACCATTAAAGCAGAAGTTCAGTTTACTGCTACAAATACCTCTGCAAAAGGTATATCTGTGATAAGAGTTCCGTTAAGTAAATTTAAACTTGTTGGAGTTTACGCAAAAACTTCTGAAAATAACATTACAAAATTAACAACTGAAAAAAGTTCTGTTGGATGGTATACCATAATCGATGACAAAATGGTGGAAGTTACATTAATACAAGACCCTGAGGTAGTTCTTAGTTATGAAGGTACAGTACCTACCCCAGCGCCAACTCCTACGCCAGTATATAGCTCATCAAATCGCCATCATCATACAAATGTGTCTGTTGAAAACACAACTACAATAAACGATACACCTATTGTAAACACTACCCAAAATGACACTGAATACGATAAACCAATTGGACCAATCGTGCCAGATGTGCCAGAATTAGAAAACGATACAAAAGCATTAAGTGAAAATACCACAACAAATGCAACCACCATACCAGGAGAAGCTCACGATGCTCTTTCCGATATGTTGATACCTGTAATCGTTGTAGTCGTTTTAATAGGCGTTGCTTTAGTTGCTTACAAGGGCAGAAAAAAAGAAGAAGAGATTTAA
- a CDS encoding FmdE family protein codes for MDETYQKVVEFHGHECPGIATGYRVAKYVLENFNKESADEELVAIVENNACGVDAIQVMLSCTFGKGNLKFLDYGKHAFTFYSRNTGKGLRIYVKGTENDAERKRHTKYLGKTLNEEEAKELAELRKEIIRRILEADDDELLKVEEITIEEPKRARIYNSLVCENCGEYFMEVKGRTIDGKVVCKDCFNKLVHREY; via the coding sequence ATGGATGAAACATACCAGAAAGTTGTAGAATTCCACGGCCACGAATGCCCAGGAATTGCTACAGGATACAGAGTCGCAAAATACGTCTTAGAAAACTTTAATAAAGAATCAGCAGATGAAGAATTAGTCGCAATCGTTGAAAATAACGCTTGTGGTGTAGATGCTATCCAAGTAATGCTTAGTTGTACTTTTGGAAAAGGTAATCTTAAATTTTTAGACTATGGTAAACACGCTTTCACATTTTACAGCCGAAATACCGGTAAAGGTTTAAGAATATACGTTAAAGGCACTGAAAACGACGCAGAAAGGAAAAGGCATACAAAATACCTTGGAAAAACTTTAAACGAAGAAGAAGCTAAAGAATTAGCTGAATTAAGAAAAGAAATCATCAGAAGAATCCTTGAAGCTGACGATGACGAACTCTTAAAAGTTGAAGAAATAACAATCGAAGAACCAAAAAGAGCAAGAATATATAACTCATTAGTTTGTGAAAACTGTGGCGAATACTTTATGGAAGTTAAAGGAAGAACCATAGACGGCAAAGTAGTATGCAAAGATTGCTTTAACAAATTAGTTCACAGAGAATACTAA
- a CDS encoding iron ABC transporter substrate-binding protein, translating to MKLPDITSKKISKMSIFAIIMALLMITVSMAGCIGGDANTTISNAGNDNGNNGNKQVDADASADLIEIVDTQGRTVLVPKKVNRIVCSGGGALRQISYLNATDLVVGVESIDHDSDLGRPYTIANFDTFKELPITGLGGGKDVGNGPYPEQTLLVKPDVIFLVNIDATKADSIQEKIGVPTVVLAYGDITNLNDEKLFNSLNLAGQILDREERAEEVINAFDEYQADLTRRTENITEKPTVYVGGICNRGSHGIDSTKGIFPPFEALGLHNIITKTGHSFINPETLVADNPDFIFVDEGSLENIVKDYNDNPAYYDSLGAFQTGNVYCTLPYTYYSTNYGTAIVDAYYIGKVVYPEQFADVNPEEKADEIYAKIVGKPVYSEMAKNYGGFGTFEEIIGASDFTA from the coding sequence TTGAAATTACCTGATATTACAAGTAAAAAAATATCCAAAATGTCAATATTTGCAATAATTATGGCATTGTTGATGATAACTGTAAGTATGGCGGGCTGTATTGGTGGAGATGCTAATACAACCATTTCTAACGCTGGCAATGATAACGGAAATAATGGAAATAAACAAGTTGATGCAGACGCTTCAGCTGATTTAATAGAAATTGTTGATACACAAGGAAGAACCGTTTTAGTTCCTAAAAAAGTAAATAGAATTGTTTGCTCCGGAGGGGGAGCTTTAAGACAGATTTCATATTTAAATGCTACTGATTTAGTTGTGGGTGTTGAATCAATCGACCACGACAGTGATTTAGGTAGACCTTATACAATTGCAAATTTCGATACATTCAAAGAATTACCAATTACAGGTTTAGGCGGGGGTAAAGACGTAGGAAACGGTCCATACCCAGAACAGACTTTGCTTGTAAAACCAGATGTAATATTCTTAGTAAACATTGATGCTACAAAAGCTGACAGTATTCAGGAAAAAATAGGTGTTCCTACTGTAGTTTTAGCATACGGAGATATTACAAACCTTAACGATGAAAAATTATTCAATTCACTTAATTTAGCTGGTCAGATATTAGATAGAGAAGAAAGAGCTGAAGAAGTTATTAACGCATTTGATGAATACCAAGCAGATTTAACAAGAAGAACCGAAAACATTACTGAAAAACCAACTGTTTACGTTGGAGGTATTTGTAATAGAGGTTCCCACGGTATTGATAGTACAAAAGGTATCTTCCCACCATTCGAAGCTTTAGGTCTTCACAATATCATAACAAAAACAGGACACAGTTTCATTAACCCTGAGACATTAGTTGCTGACAACCCTGACTTTATCTTTGTAGATGAGGGTAGTTTAGAAAATATTGTAAAAGATTACAATGATAATCCAGCATACTATGATTCATTAGGTGCATTCCAAACTGGAAATGTATACTGTACATTACCTTATACATACTACAGTACTAACTACGGTACTGCAATCGTAGATGCTTACTACATCGGTAAAGTTGTTTACCCAGAACAGTTTGCAGACGTTAACCCTGAAGAAAAGGCAGACGAAATATACGCCAAAATCGTAGGAAAACCAGTATACTCAGAAATGGCAAAGAACTACGGCGGATTTGGAACATTTGAGGAAATTATAGGTGCAAGTGATTTCACAGCGTAA
- a CDS encoding FecCD family ABC transporter permease, producing MDSKNNSEDTINSYKKKNLQKIILGLILIVLLILISIYSICTGEYQLSIMDILNSIFGNGSAASDLVIWNIRIPRVLAATIAGISLAVSGAVMQCVLRNPLASPFTMGVSHGAMFGACIAIMFLGVGSADSHGSIVIDNFQAVSLFAFVGSLVGVFVVLGLAKLRRLTPESMILAGVAMSSLFTAGTTLLQYFADEMQLAAMVYWTFGDLGRAGWTEIMIMFGITVIAMIYFIYKRWDYNALESGEETAKSVGVNTERTRLVGMIMSSLLTSVCVSFLGIIGFIGLICPHLVRIAVGGDYRYLIPLSALVGAVIVTFADLIATTVISPTILPVGILTSFLGAPMFLYLLMRMYKK from the coding sequence ATGGACTCTAAAAATAACTCAGAAGATACAATAAACTCTTATAAAAAGAAAAATTTACAAAAAATAATTCTTGGATTAATTTTAATCGTACTGTTAATACTTATAAGTATATATTCAATATGTACTGGAGAATACCAGCTTTCTATTATGGATATACTAAACTCCATATTTGGAAATGGTAGTGCAGCATCAGATTTGGTAATTTGGAATATCAGAATTCCTCGAGTTCTTGCAGCAACCATTGCAGGCATCAGTCTTGCAGTCTCAGGTGCTGTAATGCAGTGTGTACTTAGAAACCCACTTGCATCACCATTTACGATGGGTGTTTCACACGGTGCAATGTTCGGTGCTTGTATAGCTATTATGTTTTTAGGCGTAGGAAGTGCTGACAGCCACGGTTCAATTGTAATTGACAACTTTCAGGCAGTTTCACTATTTGCCTTCGTTGGTTCGTTGGTAGGGGTATTCGTTGTATTAGGATTAGCAAAATTAAGAAGATTAACACCAGAATCTATGATTTTAGCAGGGGTGGCGATGAGTTCGCTATTTACTGCAGGTACTACATTATTACAATACTTCGCAGATGAAATGCAATTGGCTGCTATGGTTTACTGGACTTTCGGGGATTTAGGTCGTGCAGGCTGGACCGAAATAATGATAATGTTCGGAATTACAGTTATTGCGATGATTTACTTTATTTATAAACGATGGGACTATAACGCTCTTGAAAGCGGGGAAGAAACAGCTAAATCAGTTGGGGTTAATACAGAAAGAACAAGATTAGTAGGTATGATAATGTCATCCCTTTTAACGTCTGTTTGTGTTTCATTCCTTGGAATTATTGGATTTATTGGTTTAATTTGTCCCCACCTCGTTAGAATTGCCGTAGGTGGTGATTACAGATATTTAATACCACTTTCAGCACTTGTCGGTGCTGTAATCGTCACGTTTGCAGATTTAATTGCTACAACGGTTATATCCCCTACAATTTTACCAGTGGGTATATTAACCTCATTCTTGGGTGCTCCGATGTTCCTTTACTTATTAATGAGAATGTACAAAAAATAA
- a CDS encoding ABC transporter ATP-binding protein, whose protein sequence is MIVSVDGIEFKYKCSKILENIQFDVDEGQVVSILGVNGAGKSTLLKCINRIISPKKGTIMIDSHDLDKLGRLDLAKKVGYVPQRSEGNYMTVFDTLLLGRKPHIKWEVGKKDIEITERVLRLLDLEKYAMRNTNELSGGELQKVIIGRALVQEPKVILLDEPTNNLDLKNQLEVMKIIKDISRTQNITSIIVMHDLNLALQYSDKFLLLKDGNIYAEGGDETINSESIQKVYGVEAGIHDVNGVKMVIPMY, encoded by the coding sequence ATGATAGTTTCAGTTGACGGAATAGAGTTTAAATACAAATGTTCTAAAATACTTGAAAATATACAATTTGACGTAGACGAAGGGCAAGTAGTTTCAATATTGGGCGTGAATGGTGCAGGAAAAAGTACCTTGTTAAAATGTATAAACAGGATAATAAGCCCTAAAAAAGGAACCATAATGATTGACAGCCACGATTTGGACAAATTAGGACGATTAGACCTTGCTAAAAAGGTGGGGTATGTCCCTCAACGGTCAGAAGGAAATTATATGACCGTATTTGATACACTATTGTTGGGTAGGAAACCTCATATAAAATGGGAAGTTGGTAAAAAAGATATTGAAATAACTGAACGAGTTTTAAGGCTTTTGGACCTTGAAAAATATGCTATGAGAAATACCAATGAATTAAGCGGTGGAGAATTGCAAAAAGTAATTATTGGTAGGGCATTAGTACAAGAACCAAAAGTAATTTTATTAGATGAGCCTACAAACAATTTGGACCTTAAAAATCAGCTTGAAGTTATGAAAATCATTAAAGATATTTCAAGAACTCAAAATATAACCTCAATAATCGTTATGCACGATTTAAACCTTGCTTTACAATACTCTGATAAATTTTTATTATTAAAAGATGGTAATATCTACGCAGAAGGTGGGGACGAAACTATTAACAGCGAAAGTATTCAAAAAGTATATGGTGTTGAAGCAGGTATACACGATGTAAATGGCGTGAAAATGGTTATTCCAATGTATTAA
- a CDS encoding helix-turn-helix domain-containing protein, with translation MKSNIKDIILRIIEFREITGISIEEMAEYLHISPEQYRAYESGDADIPASMLCEIAHKFNVDLSLLLTGKDTKMHIFSVTRKNQGVEVNRRKEYKYENLASNLTHKKAEPFIVTVEPREDGTRPSDNTHLGQEFIYVIEGVLKVYINNNEIVLNEGDSMYFDSAYEHAMEALEGKKAKFLDLLV, from the coding sequence ATGAAAAGCAATATTAAAGATATTATTTTGAGAATTATTGAGTTTAGAGAAATTACAGGAATCAGCATTGAAGAAATGGCGGAATATTTGCATATATCTCCAGAACAGTATCGTGCCTACGAAAGTGGCGACGCTGATATACCAGCGAGCATGCTATGCGAAATAGCACATAAGTTTAATGTAGACCTAAGTCTACTACTTACTGGTAAGGATACGAAAATGCACATATTTTCAGTCACTCGTAAAAATCAAGGCGTAGAAGTAAATAGACGTAAAGAATACAAATACGAAAATTTAGCATCTAATTTAACTCATAAAAAAGCAGAGCCGTTCATAGTAACCGTGGAACCAAGAGAAGACGGTACAAGACCTTCAGATAATACTCACTTAGGACAAGAGTTTATATATGTAATTGAAGGTGTGCTTAAAGTTTACATCAATAATAATGAAATCGTATTGAACGAAGGAGATTCAATGTACTTTGATTCAGCATACGAACACGCAATGGAAGCATTAGAAGGTAAAAAAGCTAAATTTTTAGATTTACTTGTATAA